The Rhodothermales bacterium DNA segment CACAATTCCCACACGCTCGCTTTCGAATCGTTATCTTGCGGCCCTCGTTCACCGTAGATCTTCGATATGCCCGAATACGACATCATCATTGCCGGCGCCGGTCTCGCGGGCGTTACGGCGGCTTTTACCCTTTCGCGCACGCAGCGTGTATTGCTTCTCGACGCCGAGGCGCCGGGGGCAGGCGCTTCGGGCATGGCGGCGGGGATGGTAAACCCGATCAGCGGATTACGGGCGAAGCCCGCCTGGCGCATGGAGGAGGCGATCGAGGCGCTGGACCGAATGGTGGCCGCGGCTGGCGCTGAGGCCCATTACGACCGCCGCGGCGTACTCCGGCCGGCAAAAGACGAAGAACAGGCCGGGTTTTTCAAAGAAAGCGCCGAGCGGTACCCGAGCGAAACCGCGTGGATCGAGCCCGGAGCCATCCGCGAGGCGCACCCGCTCGTCGCCGCCCCCCACGGCGCGCTGCGCGTCCACCCGGGCGGCGTCATCCGCGTCGGAAAGCTCATCACATCGCTCGTGGAAAAGGCAAAGGAGCAGGGTCTCACGGTTGCGACCCGCACGCGTCTCGTCGGTTGGCGGCAGGCGTATGGGAGTGTCACCGTAGAGGTGGCGAACACAGCGGACGGCATCCGGTCCGAGCTGAAGGCGCGCCGGCTGCTGCTGACGCTCGGCGCCGGCGTCGCGGGATTTGATGTCCTCGGGGCACTGGATCTCCACCCGATCAAGGGGCAGCTCATCCGGATCAGCCGGCCGGCCGGAGCACCGCCCAACCTCTTGTCGCTCGCCGGCAACGGCTACCTCATCGATGAGGG contains these protein-coding regions:
- a CDS encoding FAD-dependent oxidoreductase, producing the protein MPEYDIIIAGAGLAGVTAAFTLSRTQRVLLLDAEAPGAGASGMAAGMVNPISGLRAKPAWRMEEAIEALDRMVAAAGAEAHYDRRGVLRPAKDEEQAGFFKESAERYPSETAWIEPGAIREAHPLVAAPHGALRVHPGGVIRVGKLITSLVEKAKEQGLTVATRTRLVGWRQAYGSVTVEVANTADGIRSELKARRLLLTLGAGVAGFDVLGALDLHPIKGQLIRISRPAGAPPNLLSLAGNGYLIDEGDALLAGSSYEHSYADLAPSPAVSRKLLREATQLIPRLSRSRVVSASVGVRITVPRLRLPMVGHLPGRNAVWLISGLGSKGLLMAPMIAANLVDYFADPASIPDEIQVRVKTG